From a single Candoia aspera isolate rCanAsp1 chromosome 2, rCanAsp1.hap2, whole genome shotgun sequence genomic region:
- the LOC134491076 gene encoding uncharacterized protein LOC134491076, translating to MAVWERLRLPFLWAATALCIAKGCKNYTAVVGIEGEDIVLSPLVIGSLTGISWKKEENLVADSKFTTGKEKQRISLDSSSGRLFLKNLSQQDSGNYTAQAFINERIMETCFVLKVLGCKNYTAVVGIEGEDIVLSPLVIDSLTGISWKKEESLVADSKFTTGKEKQRISLDSSSGRLFLKNLSQQDSGNYTAQAFINERIKKTCFVLKVLVLPDINCTVNNDTIQLSCTSASQGLSLSYSWDYIGYKEIINENHQSVIQLRRNSDRFQKITCYISAFGSLVSASKSINLSDCIPEEPGHQSRNRIYLILVIITPVVILICWLKVKIPGRNEESRTLNKNLEQGL from the exons GTTGCAAGAATTATACAGCCGTAGTCGGTATTGAAGGAGAAGACATTGTTTTGTCACCATTAGTTATAGGCAGTCTGACAGGAATTtcttggaagaaagaagaaaatctagTGGCTGACTCCAAGTTTACAactggaaaggaaaaacaaagaatcagtcttgactcttcCTCTGGTCGTTTGTTTCTCAAAAACCTTTCACAGCAGGATTCTGGAAATTACACTGCACAAGCTTTCATTAATGAGAGAATTATGGAAACTTGTTTTGTTCTGAAAGTACTAG GTTGCAAGAATTATACAGCCGTAGTCGGTATTGAAGGAGAAGACATTGTTTTGTCACCATTAGTTATAGACAGTCTGACAGGAATTtcttggaagaaagaagaaagtctaGTGGCTGACTCCAAGTTTACAactggaaaggaaaaacaaagaatcagtcttgactcttcCTCTGGTCGTTTGTTTCTCAAAAACCTTTCACAGCAGGATTCTGGAAATTACACTGCACAAGCTTTCATTAATGAGAGAATTAAGAAAACTTGTTTTGTTCTGAAAGTACTAG TACTGCCTGATATAAACTGCACTGTCAACAATGATACCATTCAATTAAGCTGTACATCGGCAAGTCAGGGTCTGTCTTTGTCTTACTCTTGGGATTACATCGGATATAAAGAAATTATCAATGAGAACCACCAGTCAGTTATTCAGCTTCGGAGGAACTCGGACCGTTTTCAGAAAATTACATGCTATATTTCAGCTTTTGGTTCTTTGGTTTCAGCTAGCAAATCCATCAATCTGAGTGACTGTATTCCAGAAG aacCTGGTCATCAGTCAAGAAATAGGATATATTTAATCCTAGTAATAATCACACCTGTAGTAATACTTATCTGCTGGCTAAAAG TGAAGATTccaggaagaaatgaagaaagcagGACCCTTAATAAGAATCTGGAGCAAGGATTATAA